CTACACAAAACTATTTGTAGTTTAAATTTTTACCCATCAACGCCAAAAATGCTGTCTGGGTGCCAAGAGACCTTTGGCTGTGAGCTTGAGATAAGCTGTACGGTTGAGGTGTGCCCTTGCCTTTGTACGGCTGCTGTGTCAGTTGAAGGCAGAGTAACCTTTTCTGGTCAGTTCCCTACAAATGTAAGAGTTTCACAAAGAATCACATTGCAAATCTGTTGGTCATTTATAGCGGTGTTGTTTTGGGCGCTTGTGTTGCTTGCCCATTAAGGGTGTTCAGAAGAATTTAGCCTCAGTATTGGAGAGGGGTGGTGGCCTTCTGCATTTGCTCTGTGTCCCATTTGCAAACTGCCACCCACAATTGACTTGCTGTCAGGCAGTGAATGGAAAATATCAAGATGAAGCCAGAAGTAATATATTAAGTTATTTGGCTTTTCCAAATCTTTTGAACCATGCCTCTGTAGTCTTGGCTATATCTTATCCACAGCATGGTGACAAATCTGTGGATCTCTTTTTCATGAGCTTTATGGGGAAAATACCCAAAAAAGTGGGCATGCATCCAACTAAATCCATGAAATACCCCAATAAATATTTTCTTGGGTGGCTGGAAAACTAAATGTGTGATTGGAAGTTCTTCTGAATCGGATTATTGTTATTTACTTGATGTTTTGGGTATTTTGGACACCTTTTTGATACTGTAATATCCTCTTTGATACTTGGTTAGATTGTCAGGACAACGAGGCACTTAATTTAGCTTCTTACCATGGTCTTTGAAGAATGTATGTAGGAATGAAAACAAATACAGCCAGGTTATTATCTTGACACTGGTGCTTTCAGGCCATTTGAGCCTTCCAAGAAGGCTTCACAAGCAATAAATGTGGCATTTTGGGCTGGTACAGGTGGGATAGGCATATTACTTGTGGCTGTTATTTTCGGTACAGTCTTGAAATTGCATGCATTTTGTTGTCTAGTCTACGGTCCTACAGCACAGTGTGACCTGTTGTTGGTCTGTAATCGAAGTGTAGTTGGGTCAGCAATTTGAGCTGGATGTGGAAACTCGCATTTTTTTTATAAGATGACGTCCGTTTAATAGAGGGCTATTAAATGGACGTcatcttataaaaaaaatgaatgacattgtaatttagagcaattttccaatacactgattttaaaaatgtttagtggctTATAagatgtaaaggtggccatttcTTGAGCTATAAGCACTATTCTAGCCAATGCATTCCTTGCTGTGACTTGATACTTCTGCTGGTCCATCCCTTGCAGCTCTGTTAcctgcccatctcccatagactccattttaatcaaataattcagaattttaaaactgatttcctttttctctgtaataataaaacagtacctgtacttgatcccaactaagatataattaccccttattgggggcagaacagccctattgggtttatttcatggttaaatgattcccttttctctgtaataataaaacagtacctgtacttgatcccaactaagatataattaccccttattgggggcagaacagccctattgggtttatttcatggttaaatgattcccttttctctgtaataataaaacagtacctgtacttgatcccaactaagacataaataatccttattggggcaaaacaatcctattgggtttaatgttttttgatttttttttttagtagactttaggtatggagatccaaattacagaaagaccccttatccggaatactcttggtaccgagcattctggataatgggtcctatacctgtattgtaatttTGGCATCTTTTTTTAGTCCGTTGTATTGGATAAGTGGGTGCTTTGCAGTTTAGGTCAGTTATATGGGAGTCTGGATAGTCACGTATTGCACTCCTAATTTTGATCCTGTTAAAACCGGCCTCCCTGTTCTAACTGGGGTTCCTATTGTATAATCTCACATGATTGGTCCCAAAGCGTCTTATCGATGTTCTTGAAAGACCTTTTTTTAGTTCTTGGTTTTAATTACATCGCATTAGAACTTTATGAAGTAAGTTATCTCACTTTAAGCCATTTAAGCTGCCCGTATCACCTTCAGATCCCTATGTATCTCTAAAATTAGCTAATTTTCAATGTAACAACTTGTAAGTGTAAAAAGTTTTAAAGTTGCACAGACACCATATCTGGAAACTTCTCACACACTGAATTGATGGGTGTGATTATGTAGGGAGATCTGCTCAACCAGTTCAGGAGTGATGAAAAAAATAGAGAGGGTGCGGTAAGCATACACATTACTGGAAACTTCCAAGCAATATTTACGTGTATTGTATGGATTGTGCAAAGATATTTTTATATGCAGTCAAATATCTGTGTTAGTTAGCCATGGGAAAAGAACCATCCAGCAGGAGGTGGGCAATAGACCTACTGAATGCAGAAAGACTTCTTTTCTCTTTCATGATATTTGTTTGGGCTAGGCTTCATTAGAATAATATAATtgcaaatttgttttaaaaaatattttgtgttaaaACCTTTTGCTAAGCCAGGGGTGTCCAGACTCGGTCCAGTTGTGTCGACAcagcatacgtacgcattcacgcagcacttccgcatccccggcttgattgcggtccaccagaaatccacgggggatcgactggtggaccgcgatcgacgtattggccacccctgtgctaagccaagaaaaaaaacaaacaaaaaaaatgtccataCACTCGCTTGTTCCCCCTTGTGACCTCACTCCTATATCCATTGGTGCACCTGGCTAAGTGCATATAGCAATGAGCTATgcactttttccactgatgatGAGGGCATGAAGCCCTTTAaatgtttggtctgtatgtgcactcgcATGTATGTGCACGCAATAAACAGTTTGGAGGTATTTTTTACCCCAGCAAAGCCAAGAAAAGTGACTGGTTTTGCTACTAAGAgtataaattgcattttttgACTTGCATTAAGGGGTTATGATTAGTTCTCTTGTGTGTTGGGTGTGCATGTTACTTAACAGTGCAAAGGTTTAAATGGGCTGTACTAAGTTATAGTGGTGTCTACTTCATTACCTGACGAATCTTGTTAATGCCAAAAAGAGCAATCAACCAAAGAAGATATTTGTTCTTTCTCCTGCTCCCTATTTTATACATTGATGGTGGTTCACTGACACACACAGCTTGTCTACACTAATAGTAATGTAGACCAGCTTATTACCTTATGTGCGATAAATCTCCTTTTCTAAATATTTGCACATGCTATTTTGTTTGAGGACTGGGGTGTAGCATCAAAATAGTTTTGTGCTATGGTAACACTTTCCTTTATCTCTTATCTGTCTACAGAAAGTATCAAGAAAAGAGCTGGATCAGAGAGACCGTTCTCTTTCTACATCTCCTAAAAGACGTACAGAAAAAGAGGAGGTGCGAGAGCTTGATAAGAAGGCGAGAACTCTGGAAAAGAAGGACTCTAGATCTGAAAAAAAATCATCACGTCCACAAGCTCGTGAAGATTCACCCAGTTCCAGCAAGGTGTCCAAAAAGAAGGGTCGACAGGAGAGTCCACAAGGGCATGAACGCTTCTCCAAGGAAAAAGGTGTAGAAAGGATATCTAAAGCAGTTTCTCCAGAGACCAGAAGGTCCCCAGTTGGGAAAGGTGTGTCTGCAAAAGTGTCAAGGAGGGAAAGAAGTTCTTCTCGAAATAAAAACTCGCCACAGAAGTACAAGGAGTCCTCTCCAAGATATGACAAATACTCTGGAAGCAGGCGCTCTCCCGTAGCTTCTAGCAAGAAGCGATCACCAAGTGTTCGTTCCTCTTCTCGTTCATCGTCTTCCTCTTCTGCAACCTCAGAAAGTGTAAAGTCCAGTCAGTTAAGAAGGAAAAAGGATGAGGGAAGAGGCCTAACCCACAGCAAGGAGAATAAAACCACCAGAGCTAGTTTAGGTGCGAGAGATGGTAAACCTGAGAGGTCAGTGAGTCCAATAAAAGAAGCAAAATCTAAGGTTTCTCCATCCAGGCGAAATACTCACAACAGCATTTCCAGGAAGAGGAGTGTATCTACTAGTCCCCCTAGAGGTGTTAAATCAAAGACACCTCCAAAGAAACGCAGATCTCCTTCAAATACACCTCCCAGGAGGGCTCGATCGAAAACGCCTTTACGTAAAGCCAGATCTCCCCCATATTCACCCCCAAAAAGGACACGCTCCCCTCAGCGGAAAGCTAAGTCTCCCAGTGACTCCCCTAGAAAAGGGCGTGGCCCAGCAGTTTCTTCTCCAAGCAGAAATCGATCAAGAACACCACAGCGCTGGGCAAGATCTGTTTCACAAACCCCTCCAATACACCACAAGGAGAGAGACAGATCTTCTCAGGGATATGGAAAACGTAGATCTCCACAGCGAAGGCTGGATACATCAAGAGAAATGCATAAGAGAGATTCTTACAAGCAGACATCTAAAAGTAGGGCAAATTCCCGTTCTAGATCTCCAGTGGGACATGCAAAGTCAAGCATACAATCACCTCAGAGAAAAGCTAGATCTCGTTCTAAGTCTCCATACACTAAACAAAGGTCAAGAAGTCGCACTCCAACTCAGAGAGAGAGCTCATTTTCTATGTCTTTAAATCAGAGGAAGAGATCTAGATCTAGGTCTGAACAGACACGAAAGAAATCGCGATCTGCGACTCCTCGAAAAAGAGGTAGATCTCGTTCCACATCAGTGCAGCAGCGTAAACATTCACCTTCTGTGTCACCGAATGATTCCAGGTCACGTTCCAGGTCTCCTATGAAGGAAACCAAGTCCCGTTCTAAGATTGTTTCCAGGCATTCTAGATCGCGTAGTCAATCACCTCTGATAAACAAGTCCCGGTCTCGAACACCTAAGAGAAAAGAGCGATCCCGTTCAGCAACTAAGTCCTACTCCAAAATAACACAAACAAAGAGAACTTCTCCCAATGTGCGTGAGGTCACAAAATCTAGAAAAAAGTCCTCTTCACGTTCCTTGTCACCTCAACAACAAACGTTTAGTCGCAGATCTTTGTCACCCAAGAAACACAGCAGCTCTAGAGATAACCAAAAGAAAGTTGATTCAAGGTCACCCTCTCCAAAAAAATCTACATCCAGAACAGAGAGAGCAAAACTGGACTCTAGCAGACAAGGTTATAGCTCTTCACCAGAGCTAAGAGTAAGGAATAAAAAACTCAGTCGGTCTCCTGAACAGACTAAAACATATAGAACATCAGTTGCAAAACAGTCTTTGCAAAAAGAGAGTTATCGCAGGAGTCGATCAAGATCTCCTGCCACTCGGAAGCCACatgataaatacaaagaaaacagTTCTCTTCCTAGCAAGAAAATCTCTTCTAGAGATGGCACAAGTTCTGGAGCACCTTTAGGACGAGCTGTGTCTCCCTCTCCTGAACATAAAGAGCGAGTTCAGCATCGGGTCCTGGATACCAAGTCACGAGAATCATCTAGGCAAAGCAGGGATGATTTTTCAAGGTCTTCAGCAAAAGTGAAAGAATCTCAGTCTGATAGGATGCTTGCTCAGAAAGAAAGGCCAAGAGTCTCCCCACATGGTCACTCTGGTTCCTCTTCAGAGCGTGAGATTAAATCTAAGACACCTCCAAAAAAAGGAGCATCTGGCACACTTGTGGGGCATAAAAGCAAAGAGACATTTCAATATAAAGATAAGTCAGGTTCCTCTTCAGAAAGTAAATCAAGGCTCAAATCACCACAGCATAAGCACAAGTCTTCTGAGCTTGTCGATAAAACAAAGCATTATCAGCGCAAAGCCAGGGCCAGCTCCTCATCCTCATCACATTCTGAAAATGATTCAAGCCGTTCAAGAAGCCGGAACAGATCTGGATCTTCATCAGATCGTCTGCGTAAAGCTAAACCATTACAAGTAAGATCTAGTTCTGGAGCGAGTTCAAAGGAAAAATCTAAGAGTCAGTCTTCACAAAAGGTTAGTTCTAGATCCTCCTCAGAACATGAAACGCGATTAGAAAAGGAAGCAAAGTTGGTAAAACACATGGTTTATACTAGGTCCTCTTCTGATGATGAATCTAATTCAAAGAATCACCAAACCAAGCAGAGATTTGAAGAGTCCCTAGGAAGTCCCTCAAAACCAAGGCCACCAAAACATAGCGATGTGGCAATGTCCTCTTCAGAACATAAATCTAGACCCATAAAGCACAGAACTAGTTCAGCCTCTTCTTCAGAACGACCGCTTAAAGCAAAAGTACCAGCAGAACGCCAACCTATTCGGGCACGTAAAAGTAGATCAAGTTCTGGATCCTCTTCTGATCCCCAGTCTGACTCTAGagtaatgcaacaaaaaaaatctgtcccCTCCTATTCTAAATCTAGACCAATCCAAAGCAAAGCAAGCGCAGTGACTCGGCAAACTAGATCTAGACCACCGCAAAGAAAAAACAGTTCTGGGTCATCTTCTGAACGTCACCCCTCATCTAGGGCACTACACAGGAGCAGCAGCTCTGGATCTCATTCAGATCATGTTAAAACTAGGAGAACCCAGCACAGAAGTTCTTCTGAATCATCCTCTGAACAAGAGTTAAACCAATCTCGGCGCAGAAGTAGTACTTCACCATTACAACATGACAAAAAGTCTAGGCTGTCCCACCGAAGTAGTTCAGAATCAGTAGAAAGAGAACATAAATCCAGACCACCACCCCATAGATCTAGCTCTGAATCTTCATCAGGGCAGGATTCTGAATCAAGGCTCTCTGAACCTAAAGACTTTTCTCGATCGTCATTGGACCAAAAAGATAGATCCAGACAGCCTAGATCTAAAGACCGTGATCAGTCACCGGAGCATAGAACGCCTCAAGAAAAACGCGTTTCTAGATCACCTGAAAGTGATGGCAGGCATAGGACTCCTGCACAACCCGTGTCTCCAAAATCCCCTCAAAGTAAAGCTGGTACAGAACGACTTAAGAGAGAGAAAACGAGGCGCAATGGCAAGTCTGAATCATCATCTGAGGGAGAAGAATCTTCTAAAGCACCCCCACATCGAACACAATTTGGCTCACCTCTACAGACACTTAGATCTTCCACTGATGCACTTATCCGTCGATCGAAGTCTCCAGCATTGACCACAAAATCTGACCCACAGCAGACATCTTTAAGTACAGGTTCACCATTACAAATTCACTGGAAAACAGCCTCACCTCTTTCACCTAAAGATACTTCTACTAACCGGCATAAAACGGGTATCCATTCTTCAAATGTTGGGACTGAATCTTTCACTGCATTTGCTGATGAATCATTAGGGCATTCTAATGCAACTGAAGCTGAAGACCAGTTTTCACTTTATGCTGGTTTGGTTCCACCACGTGAAACTGATAAGAGTAAGTCTTCTCCCAGAGAAAATGTGATTAATGTGGATAAACATTCCACAGTTCAAGCTGGGCTCTGTCCAGCAATAAATGGGTCAGAGACTAAATTAGATCTGCCTCTTTTGACTGAGAGTCAGCAGTCTGATTCAGATTTAAAAGCTCCTTCATCACACCCCAGCATAGAAGAGGCAACGTCTCGAACTGAATATGTTCTATCAGAAATGACATCAGAATCTCAATTAAATGAATTGTCCCCAGGCAACAAAGAAAGTCAGAAACATCCATCCAAGAGAGGGAAATCTGGCTCTCTGTGCTCATCAtcatcctcttcttcctcctcgTCATCATCCTCTTCGTCGTCGTCGTCATCTTCGTCATcgtcctcttcttcctcctcctcatcctcctcctcttCAGAAGATGAGGAAGAGAATTCTTcaaaaaagcaaaagcaaaatatTGTAATGTCGCCACCCTCAAAGAGGTTAAAGACAACAGTCAGTCAGTCAGCATCTTCACCATCTCCTAAGGCCAGAACTCTTGAAAACTTGGATTGCGATAAATCAATGTCATCTGCATCTAACACACCAGATCGGGCAGGCAAAAACAGTATATGTTCACCAGAACAGAAAAATGACGATGCTGTGCAGCTTCAGGAAAGCATTAGTTTGGAATGTGAATTGAAGTCGCCTACACTGTCTGGGACCAACATTTGTACGGAACAAAGAAGCCTTGGCTCTCCAGTGCCATTTGGGGACAAGCTTGCACAAAAAAAGAGATtacctattgaaaaaaaaatgaacgaTTCACCAAGACCTGAAGATTGTCACAAGGAATATCATGCAACTATTCAGGATACCACCCCAGCAAAGTTCCACGAGAGAGATTTTGGAGCATCCCCAAAAAGTTCAAGTCACATTGCAGCGCCTAATGATGAGGGTAGAGCAAGATTAGAAAGAAGTATCTCAAGGTCTCCAAAAAGGAGTTTCAAAGCTACCTTGTCTCCAAGCAAGTCCCCATCTCTGGTAACTTCTAAAAGGGCAGACTCTTGTCATTCTCAAAGCCGGACACCTTCCCCTGATAAATCTGTGAAAAAGGAGTCACCCCTTCAAAAGAGGTCTACCCCCACAAGAAAAGGTTCTAAATCTCCAAGTGCAGACCGAAAGACAGAGAGCAACTCAGATTCATCTTCTGAAGACAGTAGTTCCGATTCGTCAAGTGAAAGTGGACACAGCTCTTCAGAAGGGGAATCAAAGCGTGTTCGTTTAGATGCCTCTCCGAGGAAGGACACTATCCAAGATCCTCCTCCAATAAGGCGTATTGCCTCCCCAGTCCAGAGCAAATCATCTGTCCCTCTAAAACATGAACCAGTCAAAGATGTTTTAAGAAAGAGCCGCTCAGTGTCTAAGTCACCAGTCAGAGAGAAAGATCGCTCGTCTTTGGCAGGCAGGGAGTCGCCGAGGCAGAAAAGACGATCCCTGTCACAGTCTCCTTCCAGAAAAGGAACATCTAGAACACCACCACGGCACAAGGCTAGGACACCTCCCAGAGCATTTAGATCCCGCTCAAGGTCAAGGACCGATAGGCGGTTTCGTAGAGAGCGCTCACGATCATCCCCGAGGCGTTATCCCTCACGTTCACCTTCCTGGCAGGAGCGAAGGCGGTGGGGCCGTCGCAGGTCTCCTTCGCCGCCTAGGCGAGGGCGCTCTAGATCTAACACAAGGGCTGAGAGAACTTGGCGTTCTCGACGAGGCCGTTCTGGGTCTTCCCCTTGGAGAGGCAGATCAAGATCATTGTCTAGACATGAAGCGTCTCGTTATCCCCGCCGTGGGAGGTCCAGATCTTCTCCTAGAAGAAGATCAAGATCCCCACGTAGACGGGATAAGCAAACCAGTTACTATCGCAGGGAAAGATCCAGCTCTTCAAGGCGAAGGAGATCTCGGACTCCACAGAGGAGGTCCCGTTCCCCTGCAAAGAGAGCCAGGTCCCGCTCGCCTGATAGAAACAAGAATTCCCAGAGCTCCAGAGCTGCTGGTTTGCCTAGTGATGGGCATTCGCCAGCAATTCAAGAGAAATCCCATGGTACTGATGAGAGGCCAGTGTCAGAAAAATCTAGGCTGTCTCAAAAAAGTGACCTTTCCCCTGTGCGgactgaaagcccagcttgtaaAAGCTGTTCAGCCTCCCCATCTAATTCCACCTCTCCACATAAATCTGGCATTGTTGTTTCAACAAAGCTGAAGTCCCCATCTCCCCCACTTCTGGAAAAACACACAGATAAAGTGGAAGGAAGTCCAGACACTAAACAGTCTGGGTACACAAAAAAAGATATTGCTCCCAACAAGAGAGACTCAGGCATACTCTTGCCTAGCAGCAAGGGTTCCCCTGCACAGACGGAGCATGTCCTGGATGAATGTAGCAGGTCACCACCAAGACTACTTAGAGCACCAGCTGGCTCCGAAACAACTGCAGCATCTAAAAGTGGGGAAGACCAGTCCGATGTAATATTCCAAGACCAGAAAAGAGAGAGTAAAGAGTCCCCAAAAGATGAGGCTCTAACGCTGACTGAAAGCCCAGCCTGTACCATGATGGCAAATGTAGAAAATAGGAAGGAGAGGATCGCATCACCGCCACTGACCTCTGTTGGAGAAACCGTGGCTTCACCATCTTTGACCACAAAGTCAAGAAGGCAGAGTAGTTCGTCGGACAGCTCTTCCTCTTCGTCCTCAAGCTCAGACTCTAGTCCCAAGAAGCCTTCTGTGGATTCCGGGAATGTACCTGCTGTGGACAGGTGGGTGTATCTTACTAATAATATTTCTAGTGCCCATATTACTGATCAGACCTCTCCTCATAAGATGTAAAAGAGAAAGCTAATTTATTTTGGTCTGGAGAAGCCTTTGTTGGCCTCTTTCCTGACACCCAAAGTCCAGCAACCAATTCATAAGTTAAATGTGTTGGTTCCTGGCTATTGGGTGCTTCTTGCTCTTGTATTTATCTACTCTGGCAGTTGATAACCTGTCTTCACAAAAATTGGCTCTCATGCTTGCACATTTTGACACTAACTGCTAAAAATGAAGGTACTGGTAGCTGTGTGCAGTTGGGGGTGTTGGTACTTTAGATGTCCAGGGGTGAAATACAGTTAAACCTTGCCTGCTGCAAAGCCTGGAACTTGAACCTACAGACCACCTCCCCCACCCAACTCTCATCGCTAACTGTTTGGCTCTGTGGGTTGATTTTTTGCAATATCTGAGTCAGGGCGTTCTCTTCTGAACCTTGTCCATTATGTGCCAGACATCTTGGTCCACCAAGTTAGGTGCCCTTGAGTTtttcaacttttatttaaaattgtatataaCCCTTAGTCTTTGTTGCAGTCTACAGTAAGCCTCTTGACCTGTATGCGCCCATACATTTACACACGCATATCCTACATATGTATGTATCCTAATTAAGTCTCTTATTTACTATTCCTTGCAGGGTTCCCAGCCCCATGACGGCTGAACCCCCCAAAGCAGCAGAGCCCCCTGTTCCTTTAGAAAGGAAACGGAGCTCACGGAGCCGCAGCTCATCCgcttcttcatcatcatcttccTCCTCGTCATCCTCCAGTTCTTCGTCCAATTCCGATTCCTCCAACTCGTCATCCTCTTCCTCGAGCTCCTCCTcatcttcctcctcctcatcctcCAACAAAGCCAGCAGCAAAAAAGCAGCGTCTCCCGTTACTAGAAGGTGGGTTCCGTCTCTTCCTGTTTAGCTGCCTGAGCAATTATCACTTGTAATTAAGAGATGTGATTTATACTGATGGAAATAATGTTTATCTTGCATCCCACAGGTCACGCAGCCCACGGAAACCTATCGACTCTCTGCGTGACTCCCGGTCTCTAAGTTACTCCCCAGAAGAACGTAGGCGTCAACCATCTCCCCCACCCCCGCGAAGGAGGTAAGTCAAGGCCTTCCTCTAGGAATGTTCCCACTCCAATGGCAGAGGTTAATGGGAATAATCAATTATAAAGACTTAAAAGGGAATTCTctttagggatgcatcaaatccgtTATTTTTGGCTTctgccgaaccccaaatccttagtTAAAGATTCAgacccaaatcctaatttgcatatggaagttaggctacagaagggttaaattgATGTGCTTGTGTAAAAATTTTGCTTTTTCGGatttcctgctgaaaaaggaaacctgttatccggaaagctccaaattacggaaagcccgtctcccataggctccattttaaccaaataattcagaattttaaaagtgatttcctttttctctgtaataataaaacagtaccttgtacttgatcccaactaagatataattaccccttattgggggcagaacagccctattgggtttatttcatggttaaatgat
The genomic region above belongs to Xenopus tropicalis strain Nigerian chromosome 9, UCB_Xtro_10.0, whole genome shotgun sequence and contains:
- the srrm2 gene encoding serine/arginine repetitive matrix protein 2 isoform X1, whose protein sequence is MYNGIGLPTPRGSGTNGYVQRNLSSVRHKKDRTDYKSEEELKKLENLLVKKPNQDILDHERKRKVELKCLELEEMMEEQGYSEAEIQEKVATFRLMLQEKDLTQSKEEEKQKANISETHQMAEANEKKNERLREAFGISDSYVDGSSFDPNRRAANAAAKQQEQQKQYSLIEDSGSSRSPSPTKHKKKKKKKDRGRSSSRSPSHKDKKAKSRKHRSDSNSKKRKHSPKSKRKTKEKKKKRSPSASPKQRDVSSSSRDETSRSRSRSSPPPRSKSDRAKPSSAAKESPERKRSVSPKRNRRSDRGRSPAEKGYKDKVSRKELDQRDRSLSTSPKRRTEKEEVRELDKKARTLEKKDSRSEKKSSRPQAREDSPSSSKVSKKKGRQESPQGHERFSKEKGVERISKAVSPETRRSPVGKGVSAKVSRRERSSSRNKNSPQKYKESSPRYDKYSGSRRSPVASSKKRSPSVRSSSRSSSSSSATSESVKSSQLRRKKDEGRGLTHSKENKTTRASLGARDGKPERSVSPIKEAKSKVSPSRRNTHNSISRKRSVSTSPPRGVKSKTPPKKRRSPSNTPPRRARSKTPLRKARSPPYSPPKRTRSPQRKAKSPSDSPRKGRGPAVSSPSRNRSRTPQRWARSVSQTPPIHHKERDRSSQGYGKRRSPQRRLDTSREMHKRDSYKQTSKSRANSRSRSPVGHAKSSIQSPQRKARSRSKSPYTKQRSRSRTPTQRESSFSMSLNQRKRSRSRSEQTRKKSRSATPRKRGRSRSTSVQQRKHSPSVSPNDSRSRSRSPMKETKSRSKIVSRHSRSRSQSPLINKSRSRTPKRKERSRSATKSYSKITQTKRTSPNVREVTKSRKKSSSRSLSPQQQTFSRRSLSPKKHSSSRDNQKKVDSRSPSPKKSTSRTERAKLDSSRQGYSSSPELRVRNKKLSRSPEQTKTYRTSVAKQSLQKESYRRSRSRSPATRKPHDKYKENSSLPSKKISSRDGTSSGAPLGRAVSPSPEHKERVQHRVLDTKSRESSRQSRDDFSRSSAKVKESQSDRMLAQKERPRVSPHGHSGSSSEREIKSKTPPKKGASGTLVGHKSKETFQYKDKSGSSSESKSRLKSPQHKHKSSELVDKTKHYQRKARASSSSSSHSENDSSRSRSRNRSGSSSDRLRKAKPLQVRSSSGASSKEKSKSQSSQKVSSRSSSEHETRLEKEAKLVKHMVYTRSSSDDESNSKNHQTKQRFEESLGSPSKPRPPKHSDVAMSSSEHKSRPIKHRTSSASSSERPLKAKVPAERQPIRARKSRSSSGSSSDPQSDSRVMQQKKSVPSYSKSRPIQSKASAVTRQTRSRPPQRKNSSGSSSERHPSSRALHRSSSSGSHSDHVKTRRTQHRSSSESSSEQELNQSRRRSSTSPLQHDKKSRLSHRSSSESVEREHKSRPPPHRSSSESSSGQDSESRLSEPKDFSRSSLDQKDRSRQPRSKDRDQSPEHRTPQEKRVSRSPESDGRHRTPAQPVSPKSPQSKAGTERLKREKTRRNGKSESSSEGEESSKAPPHRTQFGSPLQTLRSSTDALIRRSKSPALTTKSDPQQTSLSTGSPLQIHWKTASPLSPKDTSTNRHKTGIHSSNVGTESFTAFADESLGHSNATEAEDQFSLYAGLVPPRETDKSKSSPRENVINVDKHSTVQAGLCPAINGSETKLDLPLLTESQQSDSDLKAPSSHPSIEEATSRTEYVLSEMTSESQLNELSPGNKESQKHPSKRGKSGSLCSSSSSSSSSSSSSSSSSSSSSSSSSSSSSSSSSSEDEEENSSKKQKQNIVMSPPSKRLKTTVSQSASSPSPKARTLENLDCDKSMSSASNTPDRAGKNSICSPEQKNDDAVQLQESISLECELKSPTLSGTNICTEQRSLGSPVPFGDKLAQKKRLPIEKKMNDSPRPEDCHKEYHATIQDTTPAKFHERDFGASPKSSSHIAAPNDEGRARLERSISRSPKRSFKATLSPSKSPSLVTSKRADSCHSQSRTPSPDKSVKKESPLQKRSTPTRKGSKSPSADRKTESNSDSSSEDSSSDSSSESGHSSSEGESKRVRLDASPRKDTIQDPPPIRRIASPVQSKSSVPLKHEPVKDVLRKSRSVSKSPVREKDRSSLAGRESPRQKRRSLSQSPSRKGTSRTPPRHKARTPPRAFRSRSRSRTDRRFRRERSRSSPRRYPSRSPSWQERRRWGRRRSPSPPRRGRSRSNTRAERTWRSRRGRSGSSPWRGRSRSLSRHEASRYPRRGRSRSSPRRRSRSPRRRDKQTSYYRRERSSSSRRRRSRTPQRRSRSPAKRARSRSPDRNKNSQSSRAAGLPSDGHSPAIQEKSHGTDERPVSEKSRLSQKSDLSPVRTESPACKSCSASPSNSTSPHKSGIVVSTKLKSPSPPLLEKHTDKVEGSPDTKQSGYTKKDIAPNKRDSGILLPSSKGSPAQTEHVLDECSRSPPRLLRAPAGSETTAASKSGEDQSDVIFQDQKRESKESPKDEALTLTESPACTMMANVENRKERIASPPLTSVGETVASPSLTTKSRRQSSSSDSSSSSSSSSDSSPKKPSVDSGNVPAVDRVPSPMTAEPPKAAEPPVPLERKRSSRSRSSSASSSSSSSSSSSSSSSNSDSSNSSSSSSSSSSSSSSSSSNKASSKKAASPVTRRSRSPRKPIDSLRDSRSLSYSPEERRRQPSPPPPRRRERDSGRNQESPERKRRKDSPNSRYSHKRTSRSP